The region CGCGGTCCATGCCGAGAAGTAGCCCCGGAGCGCGACGGTACGCCCGTCCGGTGAGAACGCACCGTCGGTGACGATGGGCGGGGCCGGCGCCACACGGCGCAGCAGGTTGACGCGATCGGGACGCAGCCGCCTCGGCGCCTCATAGACAGCGGCATTGCGCAGCTGCTTCGTGACGATGTACATCCGCTGCGTCCTCGGGTCGACGAGAAGGGTCTCCGCGTCGTGCGGGCCGTCGGGGTAGCGCAGGTCGTAGGCCGTCCACGCGACGTCCTGGTCACCCAGCCGGGTGGGCTCCACGACCCGGTAGACGCGAACCGAGCGCCACTGGCTGAGGTTGTCCCCGACGTCGCCCACCCACAGCAGTGGCACGCCGCCCGCGCCGCGCCCCGCCGCCAGCGCCTCCCAGTCGCGGTTCACGGCACCGCGAAGGTGCAGCAACGCGACGGTTCTCCCTGACCGGTCGACGCCGAAGACCCGGGCGGTGTCCCCGCTGTCGTTGGTCGTCCACACCAGACCTGGGTGGAGGGCGCTGACCACGAGGTCGCTCGACTCGGTGATCCTCGGGTCGGACAGCGTCCGATCGTGCGACCAGGCGCCCGGTGAGGCGGCGACGAGAGCCGCGAGAGCGGCCGCGGCGGCCAGGTCAGCCGACAGCACCGGGCACACCGCCGAGCCGGACCTCCAGCGCCGGACGCAGCCGCCACTGGCCGGTCAGGGCCGTGTACTCCGCGACCTGGGCGGGCGTCGGTGCAGCACCGGTGCGTACCGCCCGGATGAGGACGTTGCGCGGGGTGTGCCTCGACGCCACGAACTCCACGACGTCGACCCGGTAGCCGGACAGGCGCAGGATCGCGGCCCGGAGCGCGTCGGTCAGCACGTCCGCGAACCGCTCGCGCAGGATCGCGTGCCGCGCGATCGCTCCGTAGGGCTCCGGAGCGGCAGCGGCCCCACCGGCCGCCGTCAGCTGCCGCTGCACGTCGTGGTGGCAGCAGGGGGCCGCGAGCACCAGCGGTGCCCGCCACCCGATGGCGCGCGCCAGCGCGTCGTCGGTCGCGGTGTCGCAGGCGTGCAGGGCGAGCACCACGTCGGGGGGCCACCCGAGCGGCACGTCCTCGATCCGGCCCTCGACGAACTCGGCGGCGTCGGCCCAGCCGAGCCGTCGCGCCGCTTCGGTGTTGTGCGCGCGAGCCTGGGCCTTCGCGTCGACCCCGGTGACGTGGACGTCCCAGCCTCGGTTGCGTGACAGGTGGGCGTACGTCGCGAGCGTCAGCGCCGCGTTGCCGCAGCCGAGGTCCACGACGCGAAGCGGTCGGCCGGCTGCCGGCAGGCCCGGGACGTCGTCGAGCACCGGGTCGAGCGCGCGCAGGAACGCCTCCACCTGGCGCCTCTTGTCCGCCCCGGCTCCGATCGCCGTGAACAGCGGGTCGTCGGGGGCGAGCAGGGTTCGTCCGACTCGGTCGTGCTCGGTCAGCTGCGTGCGGGTGGCCGGAGAGCGATGCACCTGCGCCTCGCCCTTCTTCGTCACCCGCAGCTGGACGGTCTCGCCCGTGGTCTGCACGTGCCAGCTGCCGTATGCCTGCCCGAGAGCCGCGTCCACGGCGGCGGCCGCGTCCTCGCCGTACGGCACGTGCTCGGTTCGGGTCTGCGTTCCGTCCCAGCGAGTCAGCAGCAGCCGACGCCCGGCCTTGATATCCACTGGCCGCAGCTCGAGACGCTGGTCCTGCGGGGGCGCGGCCCCGCGCCGGCGCCCGGTCGCCACGGCGCGGACGAGGCGGTCGGGGTCGACGAGGTCCGCGCGCAGGCTCGCCAGGGCGTCCGCCAGGTTCTCGGGCACGGCTCAGCGGACCAGCGAGCCCACGACCACCAGCACGACGAGCAGGACGAGCGCGCCGAGCACGACCCACTGCCTCGTGCGCGCGTCCACCTGGGGAGGGTACGCCGCCGAGCGCGCCGCCCCGGGCGCCGTAGCCTGCTCTCCCGTGGCCCCACCCGACGCAGACCAGCCGCCCGCGGACGCTGGTCAGCAGGCCGCGGACGCCGGTCCGCAGGCCGCGGACGCTGGTCAGCAGGCCGCGGACGCCGGTCCGCAAGCCGCGGACGCCGGTCAGCAGGCAGCGCCCCGGCCGGTCGACCCGCTGGACGTCGACGGCGTCGTGCCGATCCTCGTCGGGATCCTGGCCTGGGTGATCGCCCTCGTGGTCCTCGCCGTCATCGGGGTGCGCGGGCAGCCACTGTGGGTGTGCGCCGTCGGCGCGCTGCTGGGTGTGATCGGGATGCCGTACCTGCTGCGTCGCCGCGCGGTCTACCGGGCGAGCCGGGCCGCCCGCCCCGCCGCGGGCTCGGCGCCCTCGAGCCGCTCGGGGCACGTCAGTCACCCCACGACCCCCGCTGACCCCACGACCCCCGCTGACCCCACGACCTCCGGCGGAGCTCCGCCGGCGTAGCCGTCCCACCCCCCCGCCACTAGTGGCGGGATACGCGTCACTGCCGGGGCGGCGAGTGACGGAGAGGCCGCCACATGTGGGGGCTCAGCTGTGGCCGAGGTCGTCGTAGCCGTAGTCGTCGACCACGGGGGCGGCGGCCTCACCCGCCCGGCCACGGGAGCGGACCGCCGCCGCCGCGCCTTCGGAGTGCGCGCCGCAGCCGTGGTCCACGCTCACCACGATCCCGTCGCTCGGGGACCACTCGTTCGCGCACACGCCGAACACCCGCCCCATGGCCCCGCCGAGGTGCACGAGGAAGCCGCAGGTCTCGCACGTCGCGGGCGCGGCCTCGGCCAGCTCGGCACCCGGCCCGCCGCGGCCGTTGATCCAGCGGTCCGCCGCCTCGTCCCGCCCCTCGGGGGACAGCACGCGATGGCGGCCGAGGCCGAGCTCGACCACGACCTCGAGCACGTCGGGCTCGTCGTCGGCCCGGACGAGATACCCCGGGACCAGGCGAGGGTCGTCCGGCGAGGACGGCAGCAGGTCGCCGGGGCCGAGGTCGTCGGGGCGCAGGCGCTCGGCCCAGGGCACCCAGGGCGGCGCCAGCAGGGCGCCCTCGCCCGGGAGCTGGACCACCTCGTCGACGGTCACCGACCGGCCGCGGGAGATCCGCGACACGGTGACCGCCCAGACCCAGCCGCGGTAGCCCGGTGCCAGCGAGGCGAAGCGGTGGGTCAGCACCCGCTCGGCGTCGGGCTCCAGGGTCCACCCCAGGTGCTCACCGACCAGGCCGGCGCCCGCCTCCTCGACGGCGGCGGCCCGGGCGAGGTCCACCGAGGCCACCAACGTGGCGTCCGGCTTGGTCGCGAGCGCAGCCACCGGGTCAGCCCTCCAGCTGGTCGGCGACGGCTCGCAGCATCTTGGCGACCTTCGCGGTGTCCGCCGGGTACTTGCCGCGGCGCAGGCTGTTGCCGACCCCGTCGAGGACCTTGATGAGGTCCTCCACGACGACGGTCATGTCCTCGGCCGGTCGGCGCTTCGCGGCCGCGACCGAGGGCAGCGGGTCGAGCAGCACGACCGACAGGGCCTGCTCGCCGCGGCGCCCCTCGGCGACCCCGAACTCGACACGGGAGCCCGGCTTGAGCGACTCGACGCCCGCGGGCAGCGCGGAGGCGTGGACGAACACATCGCCCCCGTCGTCGCGGGAGAGGAAGCCGAAGCCCTTCTCCGTGTCGTACCACTTGACCTTGCCGGTGGGCACCGCAGACCTCGTCATTCCACAGGGGGTGGTGGGCCGGTACGCCCGATGGGCAGCCGGCCGCAGCCTCGAAGGGGCCGCACCGAGATGGTAGTGGGGCACGGCCCGCGCGGGCGTACCCGTTCTCGGCCGGCGGAACCCGCCCCGCTCCCGAGGGGTAGCGTCGAGCGGATGACCACCGGTGAGCCGCCCGAGGCGCGCCGCGCTCAGGCCAGCCTGGCCGAGAGCGTGCGCTCGCTCGACGACGCCGCTTTGGCCCGCCTGCTCACCGCCCGCCCCGACCTGCTGCACCCGGTGCCGTCGGACCTGGCCGCACTCGCCGCGCGAGCCGTCACCCCGTCCTCGGTCAGCCGGGCGCTGGATCGCCTGGACGCCTGGACGCTCGCCGTCGCCGAGGCGGTCGTCGTGCTGCCCCCGCCGGTCGCTCCCGCGTCGGTCCTCGCCGTGCTCCCCGGCGCGAGCCTGGACGACGTCGACCGGGCGGTCACCACGCTGCGCGAGCAGGCCCTGCTGTGGGGGCCGCACGAGGACCTGCGGCTGCCGCGCAGCGTGGTCGACGCGTTCGGCTCGACCCCCGCCGGTCTCGGGCCGTCCTTCGCCGCCCGCCCCGCGGTCGCCACGCTCGTCGCCGACCGGGAGCGCCTCTCCGCGCTGCTCTCGCAGGCCCCGGAGGGGGCGCTGCAGGCGCTCGACCTGCTCGTCTGGGGACCCCCGAGCGGCCGGGTGGACAACGCCGAGCGGGCGGTCGACCCGGCCAGTGCCCGCACCCCGATCGAGTGGCTGCTGGCGCACGGCCTGCTCGTGCCCACCGGGCCGGACGCCGTGGTCCTGCCGCGCGAGATCGCCCTGGCCCTGCGGGGTGCGCTCTACCGCGAGAGCCCGCTCGCCCCGCCGCCGGCCGCGACGCTCACCCACCGCCCGGCCGACGTGGACCG is a window of Actinomycetes bacterium DNA encoding:
- a CDS encoding SAM-dependent methyltransferase yields the protein MPENLADALASLRADLVDPDRLVRAVATGRRRGAAPPQDQRLELRPVDIKAGRRLLLTRWDGTQTRTEHVPYGEDAAAAVDAALGQAYGSWHVQTTGETVQLRVTKKGEAQVHRSPATRTQLTEHDRVGRTLLAPDDPLFTAIGAGADKRRQVEAFLRALDPVLDDVPGLPAAGRPLRVVDLGCGNAALTLATYAHLSRNRGWDVHVTGVDAKAQARAHNTEAARRLGWADAAEFVEGRIEDVPLGWPPDVVLALHACDTATDDALARAIGWRAPLVLAAPCCHHDVQRQLTAAGGAAAAPEPYGAIARHAILRERFADVLTDALRAAILRLSGYRVDVVEFVASRHTPRNVLIRAVRTGAAPTPAQVAEYTALTGQWRLRPALEVRLGGVPGAVG
- a CDS encoding DUF2530 domain-containing protein, encoding MAPPDADQPPADAGQQAADAGPQAADAGQQAADAGPQAADAGQQAAPRPVDPLDVDGVVPILVGILAWVIALVVLAVIGVRGQPLWVCAVGALLGVIGMPYLLRRRAVYRASRAARPAAGSAPSSRSGHVSHPTTPADPTTPADPTTSGGAPPA
- a CDS encoding DUF3027 domain-containing protein — its product is MAALATKPDATLVASVDLARAAAVEEAGAGLVGEHLGWTLEPDAERVLTHRFASLAPGYRGWVWAVTVSRISRGRSVTVDEVVQLPGEGALLAPPWVPWAERLRPDDLGPGDLLPSSPDDPRLVPGYLVRADDEPDVLEVVVELGLGRHRVLSPEGRDEAADRWINGRGGPGAELAEAAPATCETCGFLVHLGGAMGRVFGVCANEWSPSDGIVVSVDHGCGAHSEGAAAAVRSRGRAGEAAAPVVDDYGYDDLGHS
- a CDS encoding cold-shock protein, with the translated sequence MPTGKVKWYDTEKGFGFLSRDDGGDVFVHASALPAGVESLKPGSRVEFGVAEGRRGEQALSVVLLDPLPSVAAAKRRPAEDMTVVVEDLIKVLDGVGNSLRRGKYPADTAKVAKMLRAVADQLEG